One Natator depressus isolate rNatDep1 chromosome 6, rNatDep2.hap1, whole genome shotgun sequence DNA window includes the following coding sequences:
- the LOC141989880 gene encoding olfactory receptor 5W2-like: MEEGNHSEVTEFILSGLTDRPELQVPLFGVFLLIYGITLVGNGGMILLITIDPRLHTPMYFFLSNLSFCDLCISLIISPKMLLNFLAERKSISYTACTVQMHLSIIFADVECLLLAVMAYDRYVAICNPLLYTVTMSRQLCKQLVAGVYAVGVVDSMIYMCCTFGLSFCSSNIINHFFCDILPLLVLSCSDTRINEIVTFAFMSCITVSSFVTVLLSYVYIISTILKIRSAEGRRKVFSTCSFHLTSVVLFFGTLLFMYLRPTSSYSMDRDKVASVFYTVVIPMLNPLIYSLRNKEVKDALRKAMKKLLTIS, encoded by the coding sequence ATGGAAGAGGGAAATCACTCGGAGGTGACTGAGTTCATTCTTTCAGGACTGACAGATCGTCCGGAGCTGCAGGTTCCCCTGTTTGGGGTGTTCCTACTGATTTATGGTATCAccctggtggggaatggggggatgatCTTGTTAATCACAATTGATCCCcgactccacacccccatgtactttttcctcagtaatttgtctttctgtgacctctgcatttccttgataatttcccctaagatgctgctgaatttcttAGCCGAGAGAAAAAGCATTTCTTACACTGCCTGTACTGTGCAAATGCATCTCTCTATCATTTTTGCAGATGTTGagtgcctcttgctggctgtgatggcgtatgaccgttatgtggccatctgtaacccgctgctctatacggtcaccatgtccaggcagctttgtaaacagctggtggctggggtgTACGCTGTGGGGGTGGTGGATTCAATGATATACATGTGTTGTACATTTgggctgtcattctgcagctccaacatcatcaatcatttcttctgtgacatccTCCCACTGTTGGTGCTCTCCTGTTCCGACACCCGCATCAATGAGATTGTGACGTttgctttcatgagctgcattaCAGTGAGCAGCTTTGTGactgtcctcctctcctatgtCTATATCATCTCCACCATCCTAAAGATCCGCTCAGCCGAGGGCCGGCGCAAAGTCTTCTCCACCTGCAGTTTCCACTTGACCTCTGTGGTCCTGTTTTTTGGCACCCTCCTCTTCATGTATTTACGTCCCACCTCCAGCTATTCCATGGACAGAGACAAAGTGGCCTCCGTGTTTTACACGGtggtgatccccatgttgaaccccctcatctacagcctgaggaacaaggaggtgAAGGACGCCCTGAGGAAAGCAATGAAAAAACTCCTAACCATTTCTTAA
- the LOC141989881 gene encoding olfactory receptor 5W2-like, protein MEEGKHSEATEFILSGLTDRPELQVSLFVVFQLIYGITLLGNGGMILLITIDPQLHTPMYFFLRNLSFCDLCLSSIISPKMLLNFFAERKSISYTACTVQMHLSIIFGDVECLLLAVMAYDCYVAICNPLLYTVTMSRQLCKQLVAGLYVVGVVVSMIYMCFTFRVSFCSSNIINHFFCNVLPLLVLSCSETCINEIVVFAFMSCITVSSFLTVILSYVYIISTILQIRSSKGRHKAFSTCTFHLTSVVLSFGTLFFMYLRPTSSYSMDRDKVTSVFYTVVIPMLNPLICSLRNREVKDALRKAMNKLLTIS, encoded by the coding sequence ATGGAAGAGGGAAAACACTCGGAGGCGACTGAGTTCATTCTCTCAGGACTGACAGATCGTCCGGAGCTGCAGGTCTCGCTGTTTGTGGTGTTCCAACTGATTTATGGTATCACcctgctggggaatggggggatgatCTTGTTAATCACAATTGATCCCCaactccacacccccatgtactttttcctcaggaatttgtctttctgtgacctctgcctTTCCTCAATAATTTCCCCTAagatgctgctgaatttcttTGCCGAGAGGAAAAGCATTTCTTACACTGCCTGTACTGTGCAAATGCATCTCTCTATCATTTTTGGAGATGTTGagtgcctcttgctggctgtgatggcgtatgactgttatgtggccatctgtaacccGCTGCTCTATACGGTCACCATGTCCAGGCAGCTTTGTAAACAGCTGGTGGCTGGGCTGTACGTTGTGGGGGTGGTGGTTTCAATGATATACATGTGTTTTACATTTCGGgtgtcattctgcagctccaacatcatcaatcatttcttctgtAACGTCCTCCCACTGTTGGTGCTCTCCTGTTCTGAAACCTGCATCAATGAGATTGTGGTGTttgctttcatgagctgcattaCAGTGAGCAGCTTTCTGACTGTCATCCTCTCCTATGTCTATatcatctccaccatcctgcAGATACGCTCTTCCAAGGGTCGGcacaaagccttctccacctgcactttCCACTTGACCTCTGTGGTCCTGTCTTTTGGCACTCTCTTCTTCATGTACTTACGTCCCACCTCCAGCTATTCCATGGACAGAGACAAAGTGACCTCAGTGTTTTACACGGtggtgatccccatgttgaaccccctcatctgcagcctgaggaacagagaggtgaaggaTGCCCTGAGGAAAGCAATGAATAAACTCCTAACAATTTCTTGA
- the LOC141989882 gene encoding olfactory receptor 5W2-like: protein MEEGNHSEVTEFILSGLTDRPELQVPLFVVFLLIYGITLVGNGGMILLITIDPRLHTPMYFFLRNLSFCDLCISSIISPKMLRNFLAETKSISYTACTVEMHLSIIFADVECLLLAVMAYDRYVAICNPLLYTVTMSRQLCKQLVAGVYAVGVVDSMIYMCCTFGLSFCSSNIINHFFCDVLPLLALSCSDTRINEIVVFAFMSCITVSSFVTVLLSYVYIISTILQIRSAEGRRKAFSTCSFHLTAVVLFFGTFLFMYLHPPSSYSMDRDKVTSVFYTLVIPMLNPLIYSLRNTEVKDALRKAMNKLLTNS from the coding sequence atggaagagggaaatcactcggaggtgactgagttcattctctcaggactgacagatcgtccggagctgcaggtccccctgtttgtggtgttcctactgatttatggtatcaccctggtggggaatggggggatgatCTTGTTAATCACAATTGATCCCcgactccacacccccatgtactttttcctcaggaatttgtctttctgtgacctctgcatTTCCTCGATAATTTCCCCTAAGATGCTGCGGAATTTCTTAGCTGAGACGAAAAGCATTTCTTACACTGCCTGCACTGTGGAAATGCATCTCTCTATCATTTTTGCAGATGTTGagtgcctcttgctggctgtgatggcgtatgaccgttatgtggccatctgcAACCCACTGCTCTATACGGTCACCATGTCCAGGCAGCTTTGTaaacagctggtggctggggtgTACGCTGTGGGGGTGGTGGATTCAATGATATACATGTGTTGTACATTTGGGCTGTCATTCTGCAGTTCCAACATcatcaatcatttcttctgtgacgtCCTCCCACTGTTGGCACTCTCCTGTTCTGACACCCGCATCAATGAGATTGTGGTGTttgctttcatgagctgcattaCAGTGAGCAGCTTTGTGactgtcctcctctcctatgtctatatcatctccaccatcctgcAGATCCGCTCTGCCGAGGGCAGgcgcaaagccttctccacctgctctttCCACTTAACCGCTGTGGTCCTGTTTTTTGGCACCTTCCTCTTCATGTATTTACATCCCCCCTCCAGCTATTCAATGGACAGAGACAAAGTGACCTCAGTGTTTTACACACtggtgatccccatgttgaaccctctcatctacagcctgaggaacacagAGGTGAAGGATGCCCTGAGGAAAGCAATGAATAAACTCCTAACTAATTCCTGA